The proteins below come from a single Burkholderia sp. FERM BP-3421 genomic window:
- the tssM gene encoding type VI secretion system membrane subunit TssM, producing the protein MFKIWSNLKCYGRPVLGWAKQGMPLALLLVLILALAGIWWLGPKWTWGEHQPLASLAARVLATLVLLVLPLLVWAIRLRKRNRTLEAERSQGQEQQLDPCLRYVQAQERDLDRSLGVLQANLKGRNALYQLPWYLVLGQENAGKTSFVNRSSQSFPLTGEVKAGSRRLEEDPDRIYRIDWWMGDQAVLIDPPGELISQPRVPTYVESDASSGDDEQRAFRHATAQPSLPEDLHPRLWDSFVGWLGRNRSRRPLNGVVLIVSLVTLLNQQPSDRKALASLLRARMTELSRQLGTRPPLYVVLSKFDLLEGFEPLFSRLPKSVREDIFGFTFTLESLQRYDAWRDELGARYDEFLKRLNEQVFDALADVSELPQREALYSLVRQLAGMRPLLLEFLTDILGSDRYITPALPRGVFLSSVYQQGVLTNAFVASASQNYDIREPVPTMHPSGRAMVYFAQQLFQRVIYPESGLAGDNPRVLADKKRALALRFGIASLGSVVLIGGWYHYYAVNRDKALNVLDRSRAYSAHAIDGKLDPTGRNLLQPLDQISSAVAVYGDYREAWPVVADLGLYQGRQIGPKVDQAYLTLLSQRFLPALASGVMEHLDGTAVDSDAQLAALRVYRMIEDRPNRRPPVVERWMGEQWAQAFPGEDQVQRALMRHLDYAMKYADARLPQYQQRVSAVQRDLRQIPLPQRVYMTMRRQAWESLRAPLDLRNEIGPAFDVVYQPNSTGKNETGKPAADGRIDALLTAKGYRSYFAPHSQDLTELAMIDQWALGERRNIDYSEADKRALAERIRAIYSRDYIDSWQSNLNQLEVRDFQDLAEAVNVLGSVTSPAAPLRRLVETVRDNSELSTKPGPLSAAAVPAKDAAAGPATAALEKTAGDTEAGPILSVARAFAPMSQLLEAKGDRPSYLDETMLAIGNVQDKVRTVHDSPDRGKTALSVVLERFGLKGPDPISNLQRIAAGLPEPLNQQVRKLADESSRVILVEALRELERRWDTDVYRFYRERLANRYPFNPASREEVALDDFTAFFGPQGRLQQFREKYLNLFIEDNLEALYSERLGGYLVRTDVLTQLEAAERIRDAFFNSRGTLGVQFYVEPLGMAPNKRSSSLSVEGQLVTYNHGPTTSTALIWPNTLAPSNESRMALVHAGGSSSGLVYRGPWSLYRLLSQARLNGATSTSVDLSFAAPDGGMRYRISTEKANNPFTQSLFKGFALPQTLLQDGVQGNATGKRAAAPGRAPMELAQRTPLPRGLP; encoded by the coding sequence ATGTTTAAGATATGGTCGAACCTGAAGTGCTATGGCCGGCCCGTCCTGGGTTGGGCCAAGCAAGGCATGCCGCTGGCGCTGCTGCTGGTTCTGATACTTGCCCTAGCGGGCATCTGGTGGCTGGGGCCTAAATGGACCTGGGGCGAGCATCAGCCTCTGGCCAGCCTCGCCGCGCGCGTGCTCGCCACTTTGGTACTCCTCGTGCTGCCCTTGTTGGTCTGGGCCATCCGGCTGCGCAAGCGCAACCGGACGCTGGAGGCCGAGCGCAGCCAGGGGCAGGAGCAACAGTTGGACCCCTGCCTACGCTACGTACAAGCCCAGGAGCGCGACCTGGACAGAAGCCTGGGCGTGCTCCAGGCCAACCTCAAGGGGCGCAACGCGCTGTATCAACTGCCCTGGTACTTGGTGCTGGGCCAGGAGAATGCGGGTAAGACCAGCTTCGTCAACCGCTCCAGCCAGAGCTTTCCACTCACCGGCGAAGTCAAGGCGGGTAGCCGGCGCCTGGAGGAAGACCCCGACAGGATCTACCGCATTGACTGGTGGATGGGCGACCAGGCCGTGCTCATCGACCCGCCGGGCGAACTGATCAGCCAGCCGCGGGTGCCGACCTATGTTGAATCGGATGCCTCCAGCGGCGACGACGAACAGCGGGCGTTCCGGCACGCCACGGCACAACCCTCTCTGCCGGAGGATTTGCACCCGCGCCTGTGGGACAGCTTTGTCGGCTGGCTGGGGCGCAACCGCAGCCGTCGCCCGCTCAACGGCGTGGTGCTGATCGTCAGCCTGGTCACCTTGCTCAACCAGCAACCCAGCGACCGAAAGGCGCTTGCCTCATTGCTGCGCGCCCGGATGACGGAACTCAGCCGTCAGCTCGGCACGCGACCGCCCCTGTACGTCGTCCTGAGCAAGTTCGATTTGCTCGAAGGATTCGAGCCGCTGTTTTCACGGCTGCCCAAGTCCGTGCGTGAAGACATCTTCGGCTTTACCTTCACCCTCGAGTCGCTGCAGCGCTACGACGCCTGGCGCGATGAGCTTGGCGCGCGCTACGACGAATTCCTCAAGCGCCTGAACGAGCAGGTGTTCGATGCCCTGGCCGACGTCAGCGAACTACCCCAGCGCGAAGCCCTCTATTCCCTGGTGCGGCAGTTGGCCGGCATGCGCCCGTTGCTGCTGGAATTCCTGACCGATATCCTGGGTAGCGATCGTTACATCACCCCGGCGCTGCCGCGCGGCGTGTTCCTGTCGTCGGTCTACCAGCAAGGCGTGCTGACCAATGCCTTTGTGGCATCCGCCTCGCAGAACTACGACATCCGGGAGCCCGTGCCGACCATGCACCCCAGCGGACGGGCTATGGTCTACTTCGCCCAGCAACTGTTCCAGCGGGTGATCTACCCCGAGTCCGGCCTGGCGGGCGACAACCCGCGCGTGCTGGCCGACAAGAAGCGCGCACTGGCCCTGCGCTTCGGCATTGCTTCACTGGGCAGCGTGGTCCTCATCGGTGGCTGGTACCACTACTATGCAGTGAACCGGGACAAGGCCCTGAACGTACTGGATCGCAGCCGCGCCTACAGTGCCCACGCCATCGACGGCAAGCTCGACCCAACCGGCCGCAACCTGCTGCAGCCGCTGGATCAGATCAGTAGTGCGGTGGCGGTTTACGGCGATTACCGCGAAGCCTGGCCGGTGGTAGCGGACCTGGGTCTATACCAGGGCCGGCAGATTGGCCCGAAGGTCGACCAGGCCTATCTCACCTTGCTGTCGCAACGCTTCCTGCCGGCGCTGGCCAGTGGTGTAATGGAGCACCTCGACGGGACTGCCGTGGATAGCGACGCGCAATTGGCCGCGCTGCGTGTCTACCGCATGATCGAAGATCGGCCCAATCGCCGGCCACCGGTGGTCGAGCGCTGGATGGGCGAACAATGGGCGCAGGCCTTCCCCGGCGAAGATCAGGTGCAGCGCGCGCTCATGCGCCACCTCGACTACGCCATGAAGTACGCCGATGCCCGGTTGCCCCAGTACCAGCAACGCGTGTCCGCGGTGCAGCGCGACCTGCGACAAATCCCGCTGCCACAGCGCGTGTACATGACCATGCGGCGCCAGGCGTGGGAGTCCCTGCGGGCGCCGCTGGACCTGCGCAACGAGATCGGCCCGGCCTTCGACGTGGTCTACCAGCCGAACAGCACCGGTAAAAATGAAACGGGGAAGCCAGCCGCCGATGGCCGTATCGACGCGCTTCTGACGGCCAAGGGCTACCGCAGCTATTTCGCGCCGCACAGCCAGGACCTGACCGAACTGGCGATGATCGATCAGTGGGCCTTGGGCGAGCGGCGCAACATCGACTACTCAGAGGCCGACAAGCGCGCGCTGGCCGAGCGTATCCGGGCCATCTACAGCCGCGACTACATCGATTCCTGGCAGAGCAACCTCAACCAGCTCGAGGTGCGTGACTTCCAGGACCTTGCCGAGGCGGTCAACGTGCTGGGCAGCGTGACCAGTCCGGCGGCGCCGTTGCGCCGGTTGGTGGAAACCGTGCGTGACAACAGCGAGCTGAGCACCAAACCCGGGCCGCTCTCGGCTGCCGCAGTCCCTGCCAAGGACGCCGCAGCTGGGCCAGCCACCGCCGCGCTGGAGAAGACGGCCGGCGATACGGAGGCCGGGCCGATCCTCAGCGTCGCCCGCGCGTTCGCGCCGATGAGCCAACTGCTGGAGGCCAAGGGCGATCGCCCGTCGTACCTCGACGAAACCATGCTCGCTATCGGCAACGTGCAGGACAAGGTGCGCACCGTGCACGACAGCCCGGACCGCGGCAAGACTGCTCTCAGCGTGGTGCTCGAACGCTTCGGCCTGAAGGGGCCGGATCCGATCAGCAACCTGCAGCGGATCGCCGCCGGGCTGCCTGAGCCATTGAACCAGCAAGTGCGCAAACTGGCCGACGAATCCTCCCGGGTGATCCTGGTGGAAGCGCTGCGCGAGCTCGAGCGCCGCTGGGACACCGACGTCTATCGCTTCTACCGCGAGCGCCTGGCCAACCGCTACCCGTTTAACCCCGCCAGCCGCGAGGAAGTGGCGCTGGACGACTTCACCGCGTTCTTCGGCCCCCAGGGGCGCCTGCAGCAGTTCCGTGAGAAGTACCTCAACCTGTTCATAGAGGACAACCTGGAGGCTCTGTACTCCGAGCGCCTGGGCGGCTACCTGGTGCGTACCGACGTGCTGACCCAGCTCGAAGCGGCCGAGAGGATCCGCGACGCCTTTTTCAACAGCCGTGGCACGCTCGGCGTGCAGTTCTACGTCGAACCGCTGGGCATGGCACCCAACAAGCGCAGCAGTTCCCTCAGCGTGGAAGGGCAATTGGTCACCTACAACCATGGACCCACCACCAGCACGGCGCTGATCTGGCCGAACACCCTGGCGCCCAGCAACGAAAGCCGCATGGCCCTGGTCCACGCCGGCGGTAGCAGCAGCGGCCTGGTGTACCGCGGCCCCTGGTCGCTGTACCGCCTGCTGAGCCAGGCCAGGCTGAACGGCGCCACCAGCACCAGCGTCGATCTCAGTTTCGCCGCGCCGGATGGCGGCATGCGCTACCGCATCAGTACCGAGAAGGCCAACAACCCCTTCACCCAGTCGCTGTTCAAGGGCTTCGCCTTGCCGCAGACGCTGTTGCAGGATGGCGTACAGGGCAATGCCACAGGCAAACGCGCTGCCGCTCCAGGTCGCGCTCCGATGGAACTGGCACAGCGCACTCCGCTGCCGAGGGGCCTTCCCTGA
- the vasI gene encoding type VI secretion system-associated protein VasI: protein MKSLSLALAFAVLVAGCDAGKQADAAAANLREKACIGVVSDIERLACFDTAAGTPPAPTSPTPAAVAPSDSSNAFVRVPEIVGLVRLNESSRQAGETGFRLSREEEPITERWNVVISAPAMDGSAAPPVLAISCLSNISRLQLLTQHPVDPNRMNIRLLVDGRPISPPVSWQVLADGTVVDAGRGLVAIEQLRHLVGAGARLQVESDYAPVSGLQFDATYLHTLMKQQREACHW from the coding sequence ATGAAATCACTCAGCTTGGCTCTGGCCTTCGCGGTACTTGTCGCCGGTTGCGACGCCGGCAAACAGGCCGACGCCGCAGCGGCGAACCTACGCGAAAAAGCCTGCATCGGCGTCGTTTCGGATATCGAGCGCTTGGCCTGCTTCGACACCGCCGCCGGAACGCCGCCGGCACCGACGTCTCCCACCCCGGCAGCGGTAGCACCGTCCGACAGTAGCAACGCGTTTGTACGCGTGCCGGAGATTGTCGGCCTGGTCCGTCTCAATGAGTCCAGCCGCCAGGCAGGAGAAACCGGATTTCGCCTGTCTCGCGAGGAGGAGCCGATCACCGAGCGGTGGAACGTGGTGATTTCCGCTCCGGCCATGGACGGCTCGGCAGCCCCGCCTGTCCTGGCGATCAGTTGCCTGTCGAACATCTCTCGGCTGCAGTTGCTAACCCAGCATCCTGTTGATCCCAATCGAATGAACATCCGCCTGCTGGTGGACGGCAGGCCTATCTCGCCGCCTGTCTCATGGCAAGTGCTTGCAGACGGCACGGTGGTCGACGCGGGGCGTGGCCTGGTCGCCATTGAGCAACTGCGCCATCTGGTAGGCGCAGGCGCTCGCTTGCAGGTGGAAAGCGACTATGCGCCGGTATCGGGGCTGCAGTTCGATGCGACATACCTGCACACCTTGATGAAACAGCAGCGCGAGGCATGTCACTGGTGA
- a CDS encoding sigma 54-interacting transcriptional regulator: protein MIRIELSAVFDRLNTSSPQALEEAGGTLFLDEIGDMPLELQGRLLRVLNEKKYRPAGANQERHSDFRLICATHQPRPLRIAEGRFRKDRCFRIHQLILHVPALRERPEDIAVLAEHTLLQYNRECQVHIPGFSARALRLLEAHSFPGNVRELRSLVMVAAESTQAGQAISPDAIRGLQPIPMRAGIPTESASPRADLWLTNDLPEALVAFESRLIEARLQQANGSRSAAAQSLGIPKRTLARKYLKWNPDKEDSTP, encoded by the coding sequence ATGATCCGAATTGAACTTTCCGCCGTCTTCGACCGGCTGAATACCTCTTCCCCGCAAGCCCTGGAAGAAGCTGGCGGCACGTTGTTTCTGGACGAGATTGGCGACATGCCACTCGAACTTCAAGGCCGGCTGTTGCGCGTGCTCAATGAAAAGAAGTACCGCCCGGCGGGCGCCAATCAGGAACGCCACTCCGATTTCCGCCTGATCTGCGCCACGCACCAGCCGCGGCCACTGCGCATCGCGGAAGGTCGATTCAGGAAAGACCGGTGTTTCCGCATCCACCAGTTGATCCTGCATGTACCAGCGCTACGGGAGCGCCCGGAAGACATCGCCGTTCTGGCCGAACACACGTTGCTGCAATACAACCGCGAGTGCCAGGTACACATCCCCGGATTCAGCGCGCGAGCGCTGCGACTGCTGGAGGCACATTCGTTTCCCGGCAATGTGCGCGAGCTGCGCAGCCTGGTGATGGTGGCCGCCGAGAGTACCCAGGCAGGCCAGGCGATTTCTCCGGACGCTATCCGGGGACTCCAACCGATTCCGATGCGAGCCGGCATCCCCACGGAATCCGCATCGCCTCGGGCTGACCTCTGGCTAACCAACGATCTGCCGGAAGCGCTGGTCGCCTTCGAAAGCCGCCTGATCGAAGCACGCCTGCAACAGGCCAACGGATCACGCTCGGCTGCAGCGCAGAGTCTGGGCATTCCCAAACGCACCTTGGCACGCAAATACCTGAAATGGAATCCGGACAAGGAGGACTCAACCCCATGA
- a CDS encoding LysR family transcriptional regulator, with product MDTRDLEYLLAVERHGSIGKAADALGLSQPALTKAMQRLEAQVGVTLFERNANGMTPTPAGARFVARAQRITLEFDDAMQEMRAISSGERGIVRIGYSPTVPSALVLGACRQLIRERPAARLRLRCRLARDLLDLLAAGELDLVVAPAPAQPDPALAILELFRDRLSVLADEAHPLQRKRDLTLADLADQEWLLPESTLPVRRQIDDAFRMRGLPGPRLRVEMDFGSTSLLLLLRGTPLLCVSGTEALDQLSGLRALDVRAGELELRRRIATMHRAGAYMPPLAQRLVVLLQAHVE from the coding sequence ATGGATACGCGAGATCTGGAGTACCTGCTGGCCGTCGAGCGGCACGGCAGCATCGGCAAGGCCGCCGATGCCTTGGGCTTGTCGCAGCCGGCGTTGACCAAGGCGATGCAACGGCTGGAGGCGCAGGTCGGCGTCACGCTGTTCGAGCGCAACGCGAACGGCATGACGCCGACGCCGGCCGGCGCGCGCTTCGTCGCGCGGGCGCAGCGGATCACGCTCGAATTCGACGACGCCATGCAGGAAATGCGCGCGATCAGCAGCGGCGAGCGGGGCATCGTGCGGATCGGTTACTCGCCGACCGTGCCGAGCGCGCTCGTCCTTGGCGCATGCCGGCAACTGATCCGCGAGCGGCCGGCGGCCAGGCTGCGGCTGCGCTGCCGGCTCGCGCGCGACCTGCTCGATCTCCTGGCCGCGGGCGAACTCGACCTCGTCGTCGCGCCCGCTCCCGCGCAACCGGATCCGGCGCTCGCCATCCTCGAACTGTTCCGCGATCGCCTGTCGGTACTCGCCGACGAAGCGCATCCGCTGCAGCGCAAACGCGATCTCACGCTCGCCGACCTCGCGGACCAGGAGTGGCTGCTGCCCGAGTCGACGCTACCCGTACGACGCCAGATCGACGACGCGTTTCGCATGCGCGGCCTGCCAGGCCCACGCCTGCGTGTCGAGATGGATTTCGGCAGCACGTCGCTGCTGCTGTTACTGCGCGGCACGCCGCTGCTGTGCGTGAGCGGCACCGAGGCACTGGATCAGTTGTCGGGATTGCGCGCGCTCGACGTGCGCGCCGGCGAACTCGAGTTGCGCCGGCGCATCGCCACGATGCATCGGGCCGGCGCGTATATGCCGCCACTCGCGCAGCGGCTTGTCGTCCTGCTGCAGGCGCATGTGGAATAG
- a CDS encoding AMP-binding protein, with the protein MSFTYFLRRAARFWGDQTAVLHRDRALTYHQLDARSTRLANALRGLGFTPGARIAVQARNCIELVEIECALYKAGLVKAALNPRFTAAEAADVVGNCTPVAFIGGRGYTHYTPDSPGFVTVERFVSLDGRTDGYLDYEALIAQGSDAVPDYAPTPTDLAVLHFSSGSTGRIKAAMQSYGNRLASLRKIVLGMDRLAQPGDRLALIGPITHASGMLMQPYLFCGATLVLFDTFEPAHFLAEVARQRITHAFMVPAMINMLLNEPDLAGADLRSLKVLGYGAAPMAPARIEEAWARIGPVLSQGYGASESTSGVTRFGIADHAQAMTSNRERLASCGRPLGETEVRVVDASGQEVDGDAIGEVVIRGADVFQGYWNAPELTREVLIDGWLHTGDLARTDREGFIYLVDRKNDMIISGGFNVYPTEVEAALYQHADVLEACVVGAPDDKWGEAVKAVVVLKSGRDAQAADLVAHCRALLADYKLPRAIDFVAELPKNASGKIARKLVREQYWRGVARRVN; encoded by the coding sequence TTGAGCTTTACCTACTTCCTGCGGCGCGCCGCCCGTTTCTGGGGCGATCAAACCGCCGTGCTCCATCGCGATCGCGCCCTGACGTATCACCAACTCGACGCGCGCTCGACGCGGCTGGCGAACGCACTGCGCGGGCTCGGCTTCACACCGGGCGCGCGGATCGCCGTTCAGGCGCGCAACTGCATCGAACTCGTCGAGATCGAATGCGCGCTGTACAAGGCCGGCCTCGTGAAAGCCGCGCTGAACCCGCGTTTCACCGCGGCCGAGGCGGCCGACGTCGTCGGCAACTGCACGCCCGTCGCATTCATCGGCGGGCGCGGCTATACGCACTACACCCCTGACTCGCCAGGCTTCGTGACGGTGGAACGGTTCGTGTCGCTGGACGGGCGGACCGATGGCTATCTCGACTACGAGGCGCTGATCGCGCAGGGCAGCGACGCGGTGCCTGATTACGCGCCGACGCCCACCGACCTCGCGGTCCTGCATTTCTCGTCGGGTTCCACGGGGCGCATCAAGGCCGCGATGCAGAGCTACGGCAATCGGCTCGCGTCGCTGCGCAAGATCGTGCTCGGCATGGATCGGCTCGCGCAACCCGGCGACCGGCTCGCGCTGATCGGGCCGATCACGCATGCATCGGGGATGCTGATGCAGCCCTATCTGTTTTGCGGCGCGACGCTCGTGCTGTTCGACACGTTCGAGCCCGCGCATTTCCTCGCCGAAGTGGCGCGGCAGCGCATCACGCATGCATTCATGGTGCCGGCGATGATCAACATGCTGCTGAACGAGCCCGACCTCGCGGGCGCGGATCTGCGCAGCCTGAAGGTGCTGGGTTACGGCGCGGCGCCGATGGCGCCCGCGCGCATCGAGGAAGCGTGGGCGCGTATCGGCCCGGTGCTGTCGCAAGGCTACGGCGCGAGTGAATCGACGTCGGGCGTCACCCGTTTCGGCATTGCCGATCACGCGCAGGCGATGACCTCCAACCGCGAACGGCTCGCCTCGTGCGGGCGGCCGCTGGGAGAGACCGAGGTGCGCGTCGTCGACGCGAGCGGGCAGGAGGTCGACGGGGATGCCATCGGCGAGGTCGTGATCCGCGGCGCGGACGTGTTCCAGGGCTACTGGAACGCGCCGGAACTGACGCGCGAGGTGCTGATCGACGGCTGGCTGCATACGGGCGATCTCGCGCGCACTGACCGCGAAGGTTTCATCTACCTCGTCGACCGCAAGAACGACATGATCATTTCGGGCGGCTTCAACGTCTATCCGACCGAAGTCGAGGCGGCGCTGTACCAGCATGCGGACGTGCTCGAAGCCTGCGTCGTCGGCGCGCCCGACGACAAATGGGGCGAAGCCGTGAAGGCCGTCGTCGTGCTGAAGTCCGGCCGCGATGCGCAGGCCGCCGATCTCGTCGCGCATTGCCGCGCGCTGCTCGCCGACTACAAGCTGCCGCGCGCCATCGATTTCGTCGCGGAATTGCCGAAGAACGCCAGCGGCAAGATCGCCCGCAAGCTCGTGCGCGAGCAGTACTGGCGCGGCGTCGCGCGTCGCGTCAACTGA
- a CDS encoding acyl-CoA dehydrogenase family protein, giving the protein MFDHLTHPDFVALRADLRRFVDETLRPVERELGLDSEDVWPRDVLRSVWRRSAERGFYTASLPVALGGRGLSIVEQCALKADLAASGAALAPHVLGELGGPPRVGNMLKYATPAQLERYFKPVMRGEKSTCFALTEPHSGSDALSIRTRAVEDGDTLVINGAKHFISGAPFADFAIVMCVTDPDAAPPQITAVLVDLDLPGVSVEHEYVPMSGQHIDADIRFDDVRVPRENVFGGIGNGFKLGMSRINVNRLLHCPTMLGLAMSAYRASLDYARTRQQFGGPIARFQAIQHMLADMAAALWACESMIAHTAALADAGADLRMTAAACKLYVSERCFEVADKAVQIHGNVGVTRGHPVEQTFRKLRMFRILTGTSEIQRNTIAKAILEPVGAGRGA; this is encoded by the coding sequence ATGTTCGATCATCTGACCCATCCCGACTTCGTGGCGCTGCGCGCCGACCTGCGCCGGTTCGTCGACGAGACATTGCGTCCGGTCGAGCGCGAGCTGGGACTCGACTCGGAAGACGTGTGGCCGCGCGACGTGCTGCGCAGCGTGTGGCGGCGTTCGGCCGAACGGGGCTTTTATACCGCGAGCCTGCCGGTCGCGCTTGGCGGCAGGGGGCTGTCGATCGTCGAGCAGTGCGCGTTGAAGGCGGACCTCGCGGCATCCGGGGCGGCGCTCGCGCCGCATGTGCTCGGCGAACTTGGCGGGCCGCCGCGCGTCGGCAACATGCTGAAGTATGCGACACCCGCGCAGCTCGAACGCTACTTCAAGCCGGTGATGCGCGGCGAGAAGTCGACCTGCTTCGCTCTGACCGAACCGCATTCGGGTTCCGATGCACTGAGCATCCGCACCCGTGCGGTCGAGGACGGTGACACGCTGGTGATCAATGGCGCGAAGCACTTCATCAGCGGTGCGCCGTTCGCGGACTTCGCGATCGTGATGTGCGTGACCGATCCGGACGCGGCGCCGCCGCAGATCACGGCGGTGCTCGTCGATCTCGACCTGCCGGGCGTGAGTGTCGAGCATGAATACGTGCCGATGTCGGGCCAGCATATCGACGCCGACATCCGCTTCGACGATGTGCGGGTGCCGCGCGAGAACGTGTTCGGCGGGATCGGCAACGGCTTCAAGCTCGGCATGTCGCGCATCAACGTGAACCGTTTGCTGCATTGCCCGACCATGCTCGGCCTGGCGATGTCGGCCTACCGGGCGTCACTCGACTACGCTCGCACGCGTCAGCAGTTTGGTGGGCCGATCGCGCGTTTCCAGGCGATCCAGCACATGCTCGCCGACATGGCCGCCGCGCTGTGGGCGTGCGAAAGCATGATCGCGCACACGGCCGCGCTGGCCGATGCCGGCGCGGACCTGCGGATGACGGCCGCCGCGTGCAAGCTGTACGTGTCGGAGCGGTGCTTCGAGGTGGCGGACAAGGCGGTGCAGATCCACGGCAACGTCGGCGTGACGCGAGGGCATCCGGTCGAGCAGACGTTTCGCAAGCTGCGGATGTTCAGGATACTGACCGGCACGAGCGAGATCCAGCGCAACACGATCGCGAAGGCGATTCTCGAACCCGTCGGCGCGGGGCGCGGCGCATGA
- a CDS encoding CaiB/BaiF CoA transferase family protein, which yields MTTPDDGRGAWPVGDSDAPAWSCLRGVRIVDAGQLLPGPHACALLRQLGADVIKVEPPGGDALRCFGDDTFAQFNRGKRSIVLDLKTSDGRARFLDLVRDADAVVEGNRPGVMARLGLDYDALARTNPRVVLCSITGYGQDGPSANRPGHDLNFLADAGYWSIPAQLHDAVARPRVRLADHAAALHAALALAVAVMSARANGIGQHLDVSIHDAIFAWTAPAAWALRTGRDTPDDARWVMPDNDVFETADGRYIVLATLEDKFWAAFVDALGEAFPALRDPRFARRAGRQRHRHAVADLLRAIFASRTQAEWRRALCGLDLPVSPLPDTDALFDDPHVRARGVVREIDGDGALAVRFPVKFSLGLPDRDDRVPGLEAHDDA from the coding sequence ATGACGACGCCTGACGACGGGCGCGGCGCCTGGCCGGTCGGTGACAGCGACGCACCGGCGTGGTCATGCCTGCGCGGCGTGCGGATCGTCGATGCGGGCCAGCTGTTGCCCGGGCCGCATGCCTGCGCGCTGCTGCGCCAGCTCGGCGCCGACGTGATCAAGGTCGAGCCGCCGGGCGGCGACGCGCTGCGGTGCTTCGGCGACGACACGTTCGCGCAGTTCAACCGCGGCAAGCGTTCGATCGTGCTCGACCTGAAGACCTCCGACGGCCGCGCGCGATTTCTCGATCTCGTGCGCGACGCCGACGCCGTCGTCGAGGGGAACCGGCCCGGCGTGATGGCGCGGCTCGGGCTCGACTACGACGCACTGGCCCGGACGAATCCGCGCGTCGTGTTGTGCTCGATCACCGGATACGGGCAGGACGGTCCGTCCGCGAATCGTCCCGGTCACGATCTGAATTTTCTCGCCGACGCCGGTTACTGGTCGATTCCCGCGCAGCTGCACGACGCCGTCGCGCGTCCGCGCGTGCGCCTTGCCGACCATGCGGCCGCGCTGCATGCGGCGCTCGCGCTGGCGGTTGCCGTGATGAGCGCGCGCGCGAACGGCATCGGCCAGCATCTCGACGTGTCGATTCACGACGCGATCTTCGCGTGGACCGCGCCGGCCGCCTGGGCGTTGCGCACGGGGCGCGATACGCCGGACGACGCGCGCTGGGTGATGCCCGACAACGATGTGTTCGAGACCGCCGACGGGCGATACATCGTGCTCGCGACGCTGGAGGACAAGTTCTGGGCCGCGTTCGTCGATGCGCTCGGCGAGGCGTTCCCCGCGTTGCGCGATCCGCGCTTCGCGCGCCGCGCGGGGCGTCAGCGACACCGTCACGCGGTGGCGGACCTGCTGCGCGCGATATTCGCGAGCCGCACGCAGGCTGAATGGCGGCGCGCGCTGTGCGGGCTCGACCTGCCGGTTTCGCCGCTGCCCGACACCGACGCGCTGTTCGACGATCCCCATGTTCGCGCGCGCGGCGTCGTGCGCGAAATCGACGGCGACGGCGCATTGGCCGTGCGCTTCCCCGTGAAGTTCTCGCTGGGACTGCCGGACCGCGACGACCGCGTGCCGGGGCTGGAGGCGCACGACGACGCCTAG